From the Lathyrus oleraceus cultivar Zhongwan6 chromosome 4, CAAS_Psat_ZW6_1.0, whole genome shotgun sequence genome, one window contains:
- the LOC127073184 gene encoding glycine-rich cell wall structural protein-like, with product MGGFHKYVGVFVVVFVLVIGVSECRKIKKQDFGDNFGGVGGGSGQGFGGGFGGGNGGGGGGFGGGGGGGSGGGLGGGSGSGFGGGFGSGGGDGNGGGGGGSGGGGGGGNGGSVGGGRGRGVGHGRGIGGGAGHGSGFGGGVGRGRGGGGGGAGGGFGGGGGRGVGGGSGRGAGGGFGGGSGKGGGGFGGGAGGGSGGGGLDGGFGSGGGFGFGFGGGFGGGAGGGGGAGGGGGGGKV from the coding sequence ATGGGAGGTTTTCACAAGTATGTTGGAGTATTTGTTGTTGTATTTGTGTTGGTGATAGGAGTTTCTGAATGCCGGAAAATAAAGAAACAGGACTTTGGTGATAACTTTGGTGGTGTAGGTGGGGGTTCAGGACAAGGTTTTGGTGGAGGTTTTGGAGGTGGTAATGGTGGAGGTGGTGGTGGTTTTGGAGGAGGTGGTGGAGGTGGTAGTGGGGGTGGTTTAGGAGGAGGAAGTGGAAGTGGTTTTGGTGGAGGGTTTGGAAGTGGTGGTGGTGACGGAAATGGTGGAGGTGGTGGAGGTTCTGGGGGTGGTGGTGGAGGTGGTAATGGTGGTAGTGTAGGGGGAGGAAGAGGTAGAGGTGTTGGCCATGGTAGAGGAATTGGTGGAGGTGCTGGTCATGGTagtggatttggaggtggagTTGGTAGAGGTAgaggtggtggtggtggtggtgcAGGTGgagggtttggaggtggaggtGGAAGAGGTGTTGGAGGTGGATCTGGCAGAGGTGCTGGTGGAGGCTTTGGAGGTGGATCCGGCAAAGGTGGCGGAGGCTTTGGAGGTGGAGCTGGTGGAGGTTCTGGAGGTGGAGGTCTTGATGGAGGCTTTGGAAGTGGTGGTGGTTTTGGATTCGGCTTTGGTGGTGGTTTTGGAGGTGGTGCAGGTGGAGGAGGTGGCGCAGGTGGAGGAGGTGGCGGTGGTAAAGTTTAA